One genomic segment of Culturomica massiliensis includes these proteins:
- a CDS encoding 4Fe-4S binding protein — MKKNSWKHVLQLGVIALIAGFILKVFFGGAPANVESYCPFGGLESLATYLNTETLACSMSVIQITMGVMLAVCVILFSRLFCGYVCPLGTVSEWLGKWGRKMKINHTIPTASVADRALRIVKYILLFWIFYMTLASSELFCKNFDPYYAVATGFQGEITVWMSVISLLLLVVGNLTIRMFWCKYICPLGALSIIFKFTLTFIAILLLTVLLNYTGVVHISVIWALGITSIITYFYEIILHKSKTFPLLNIVRDNEKCNHCGVCTKKCPHAINLTKSKVIKDVDCTLCGECIASCHQQALSVNGKTAFRWIPAVLVVVLFFFSIWTSSHWELPTISERWGDTSKHLVMFEKEGMRTVKCYGSSKAFSAKMQHVPGVYGVTTYVNRFAVQVYYDPQETTQEEVEKAMFTPTKRKLETPPAEIDKLKIITLGVENLFDRMDIVYLGNIIRSHGGFYGIVSEYDCPVRIKLYMDINKQIDKKELKSIVETPEYDMPQHGGTVQKIKCDYRLISLSEKVDTIGRLEFLQEMFPKSGTTFKQADETYKGKETAVYEIEFPQLDLPMYQNMLPYFANFISVKPGIIGFETALKIDVPVIRITYAKEAATEEDIWNILQEPQWTIHYSDGTTEDINAPYNFEQPGTTLSPDSQSAEIK, encoded by the coding sequence ATGAAAAAAAATAGTTGGAAACATGTTCTGCAACTTGGCGTTATCGCTCTCATTGCAGGATTTATCTTGAAAGTATTCTTCGGAGGAGCCCCGGCCAATGTGGAAAGTTATTGTCCTTTCGGAGGATTAGAATCATTGGCGACCTATCTGAACACAGAAACCCTGGCTTGCAGTATGTCGGTCATTCAAATTACGATGGGTGTCATGCTCGCCGTATGTGTCATATTATTCAGCCGGCTTTTCTGCGGTTATGTCTGCCCGTTAGGGACCGTTTCCGAATGGTTGGGTAAATGGGGACGGAAAATGAAGATCAATCACACAATCCCAACCGCATCTGTTGCTGACAGAGCATTAAGAATCGTCAAATACATATTGCTTTTCTGGATATTCTACATGACATTAGCCAGCAGTGAACTGTTCTGTAAGAACTTTGACCCTTACTATGCGGTAGCCACCGGATTTCAAGGTGAAATCACAGTATGGATGTCCGTTATTTCCCTTCTTCTCCTCGTGGTCGGTAATCTGACGATCCGGATGTTCTGGTGTAAATACATATGCCCGCTGGGAGCCTTGAGTATCATATTCAAATTTACACTTACGTTTATCGCGATATTATTACTTACCGTATTGCTGAATTACACCGGCGTAGTTCATATCTCTGTCATTTGGGCATTGGGTATTACAAGTATTATCACTTATTTTTATGAAATCATTCTGCACAAGAGCAAAACCTTCCCGCTTCTGAATATTGTACGTGATAACGAAAAATGTAATCATTGTGGAGTATGTACAAAAAAATGCCCGCATGCCATTAACCTGACGAAAAGCAAAGTAATAAAAGACGTCGACTGTACACTTTGCGGAGAATGTATCGCTTCCTGCCATCAACAGGCACTTAGTGTCAACGGTAAAACCGCCTTCCGTTGGATACCTGCCGTACTGGTTGTTGTACTCTTCTTTTTCAGTATCTGGACAAGCAGCCATTGGGAATTGCCGACAATAAGCGAACGTTGGGGTGATACCTCCAAACACCTCGTTATGTTTGAAAAAGAAGGAATGCGAACAGTAAAATGTTACGGCAGTTCAAAAGCTTTCTCGGCTAAAATGCAACACGTACCGGGCGTTTACGGAGTAACGACCTATGTCAACCGTTTCGCAGTTCAAGTGTATTACGATCCTCAGGAAACAACTCAGGAAGAAGTTGAAAAAGCCATGTTTACCCCTACAAAGCGTAAACTCGAGACCCCACCGGCCGAAATCGATAAATTGAAAATCATCACATTAGGCGTTGAAAATCTTTTCGACAGGATGGACATTGTTTATCTGGGAAATATCATACGCAGCCACGGAGGTTTCTACGGCATTGTTTCCGAATACGACTGTCCTGTTCGTATCAAATTGTATATGGATATCAATAAACAAATTGACAAAAAGGAACTAAAATCAATTGTGGAAACCCCGGAATACGACATGCCGCAACACGGAGGAACCGTTCAGAAAATCAAATGTGATTACCGGTTGATATCTCTTTCTGAAAAAGTGGATACCATCGGACGACTGGAATTTTTACAGGAAATGTTTCCAAAATCCGGAACGACATTTAAACAAGCCGACGAAACTTACAAAGGAAAAGAAACAGCCGTATATGAAATAGAGTTCCCGCAACTGGATTTACCGATGTATCAGAATATGCTCCCTTATTTTGCCAATTTCATCTCTGTAAAACCGGGAATTATCGGATTCGAAACAGCATTGAAAATAGATGTACCGGTCATCCGGATCACCTATGCCAAAGAAGCTGCGACGGAAGAAGATATATGGAACATATTGCAGGAACCGCAATGGACAATCCATTACTCCGACGGGACAACAGAGGATATCAATGCTCCTTATAATTTTGAACAGCCGGGTACAACCCTGTCCCCGGATTCTCAATCTGCAGAAATAAAATAA
- a CDS encoding 4Fe-4S binding protein produces the protein MLRKLRIVVSLVFFVLLTFCFLDFAGISGTESFLPRIQIVPAVLSLSAGILIVWIILTLLLGRVYCSSVCPMGIFQDVIAWLSRRQNKRRKYGYRPARTILRWSVVGIVILAFLVGFTFLLSLTDPYSAYGRMITNVFKPLYVAGNNGLAWVFTKFGNYTFYYINVTILSLFAFIVGLVTFGVVGILSWRYGRMYCNTFCPVGTLLGFLSRYSLFKVHIDTSKCNGCGLCALKCKGSCIDSKEHSVDYSRCVACFDCLENCRQQAVSFTVGKKKAGRPQSVTDESKRRFLATTVATALVIPQVKAREHLENLQPAQAYKREYPLSPPGAVSVEHLLKHCTACHLCVTKCPSHVLKPAFKEYGWGGMMQPMMYFEDGFCNFDCTVCSEVCPNGAILPLTVEQKHVTQVGRVIFLIQNCIVNTDKTSCGACSEHCPTQAVTMVPFEDGLTIPHVNPDICVGCGGCEYVCPVRPFRAIHVEGNPVHLEAKPFKESEQKEVELDDFGF, from the coding sequence ATGTTGCGAAAATTACGAATTGTTGTATCGTTGGTATTTTTTGTTCTGCTTACGTTTTGTTTTTTAGATTTTGCAGGCATTAGCGGGACAGAATCATTTCTACCCCGGATTCAGATCGTACCGGCCGTTCTTTCTTTGAGTGCCGGTATCCTGATTGTTTGGATCATATTGACTTTGTTATTGGGACGGGTTTATTGTTCTTCGGTATGTCCGATGGGGATATTTCAGGATGTTATCGCCTGGTTATCCAGGCGGCAGAACAAAAGAAGAAAGTACGGCTATCGTCCGGCAAGAACAATTTTGCGTTGGTCGGTTGTAGGGATCGTTATTCTTGCTTTTTTAGTCGGTTTCACGTTCTTATTGAGTCTGACAGATCCGTACAGTGCTTACGGGAGGATGATTACAAATGTATTCAAACCTTTATATGTAGCTGGAAATAACGGATTGGCCTGGGTATTTACAAAATTCGGTAATTATACCTTCTATTATATCAACGTAACGATCTTAAGCTTGTTTGCTTTTATCGTAGGATTGGTAACTTTCGGCGTTGTCGGTATTTTGTCCTGGCGGTATGGCCGTATGTACTGCAATACCTTTTGTCCGGTGGGCACATTGCTCGGCTTTTTATCGAGGTATTCTTTATTTAAAGTGCATATAGATACGTCGAAATGTAACGGTTGCGGTTTGTGTGCTTTAAAATGTAAAGGTTCATGTATCGATAGCAAGGAACATTCGGTAGATTACAGTCGTTGTGTGGCTTGTTTCGATTGTCTGGAGAATTGCAGACAACAGGCGGTTTCCTTTACTGTAGGGAAAAAGAAAGCCGGCCGGCCGCAATCTGTAACAGACGAATCGAAACGACGTTTTCTGGCAACGACGGTCGCGACAGCCTTGGTCATACCGCAGGTAAAGGCCCGGGAGCATTTGGAAAATTTACAGCCTGCCCAAGCCTATAAGCGTGAATATCCCCTCTCACCTCCGGGGGCTGTCAGTGTGGAACATCTGTTGAAGCATTGTACGGCTTGTCATTTATGTGTTACCAAATGCCCTTCACACGTGTTGAAGCCGGCTTTTAAAGAGTATGGCTGGGGAGGGATGATGCAACCTATGATGTATTTTGAAGACGGTTTTTGTAATTTTGATTGTACCGTTTGTTCGGAGGTTTGTCCTAACGGAGCGATTTTACCTTTAACTGTCGAACAAAAACATGTGACCCAGGTAGGAAGAGTTATTTTTCTGATACAGAATTGTATTGTCAATACGGATAAAACGAGCTGCGGAGCTTGTTCGGAGCATTGTCCGACTCAGGCCGTAACAATGGTACCTTTTGAAGACGGTTTGACCATTCCGCATGTAAATCCGGATATTTGTGTCGGATGCGGAGGGTGTGAATACGTCTGTCCGGTACGGCCGTTCCGGGCGATTCATGTCGAAGGAAACCCGGTACATCTGGAAGCGAAGCCATTTAAAGAGTCCGAGCAGAAAGAGGTCGAACTGGATGATTTCGGCTTTTGA
- a CDS encoding ECF transporter S component, which translates to MVSAILFRPVSLGLSNARTYLFGAAFILGNLLLPQLCHFIPEGGKMLLPIYFFTLIGAYKFGIRVGLLTAICSPLLNCLLFGMPPVAVLPVLLIKSSLLAIAAAAVAGYTHKLSLLHVAFVVLAYQLAGGVAEWGLAGNVQAAIQDFTLGLPGILVQIAGGWLVLKLLAKYEF; encoded by the coding sequence ATGGTTTCAGCGATTTTATTCAGACCGGTAAGCCTGGGCTTATCCAATGCACGTACCTATTTGTTCGGTGCTGCTTTTATTCTCGGTAATTTACTTTTACCTCAGTTGTGTCATTTTATTCCGGAGGGCGGAAAAATGTTGTTGCCGATTTATTTTTTTACATTGATCGGAGCTTATAAGTTCGGTATCCGGGTCGGATTATTGACGGCTATCTGCTCACCTCTGTTAAATTGTCTGTTATTCGGAATGCCTCCTGTTGCCGTCTTGCCCGTCTTGTTGATTAAATCCTCTTTATTGGCGATTGCAGCGGCGGCTGTTGCCGGTTATACCCATAAATTATCCCTTTTACACGTTGCGTTTGTGGTATTGGCTTATCAGTTAGCGGGGGGAGTTGCAGAATGGGGCTTGGCTGGGAATGTACAAGCTGCTATTCAGGATTTTACATTAGGTTTGCCGGGTATTTTGGTGCAGATAGCCGGAGGTTGGTTGGTCCTTAAACTTTTAGCAAAATATGAGTTCTAA
- a CDS encoding DUF4876 domain-containing protein, giving the protein MKTYYIFSILTLFLCTGCLKEEKIDTQIRIGIEFPEDFQHISRSGIPVKLYNTASGRYYTSVTNEEGIANLDVEYGFYDAIVQYQLTEEYNTYVFNGRYSDIVLAPGREDINDFYTVPLTYALKSNLIIREIYFGGCMTDDGITYSNDNYLAIYNNSEQIAYLDSICLGFVAPITSASKSNFVKPDGTLMDLLPVAMMAWQIPGSGTDYPLQPGEEVVIAVNAVNHKARHTESVDLSHVKFAFYNVNLSMQEAPAPGVISLNLIWKGPGEAYGLVPNGGPAMIMFKIPGNATDYASDASHLMQDPVTHTGLYHLMIDKEWVVDGIECIQSKSAVYKRLTSNVDAGFVCQEKLYSGLSVQRKVEKTADNGQIIYMDSNNSSEDVEVLPASLRNK; this is encoded by the coding sequence ATGAAAACATATTATATTTTTAGTATCCTGACCTTATTTTTATGTACAGGATGCCTGAAAGAAGAGAAAATCGACACCCAAATCCGTATTGGGATCGAATTCCCGGAAGACTTCCAACATATCTCCCGAAGCGGTATCCCCGTCAAGCTGTATAACACTGCCTCCGGACGTTACTACACGTCTGTGACGAATGAAGAAGGCATAGCAAATCTGGACGTCGAATACGGCTTTTACGATGCCATCGTACAATATCAATTGACAGAGGAGTACAACACTTACGTTTTCAACGGAAGATACAGCGATATCGTATTGGCTCCCGGCCGGGAAGACATAAACGATTTTTACACCGTACCCCTGACCTATGCTTTGAAATCGAATCTGATTATCCGGGAAATTTATTTCGGAGGATGTATGACGGACGACGGCATTACATACAGCAATGACAATTACCTGGCTATTTACAACAACTCCGAACAAATAGCTTACCTGGACAGTATCTGCCTCGGATTTGTCGCACCGATTACCAGTGCCAGCAAAAGTAACTTCGTCAAACCGGACGGCACATTGATGGATTTACTGCCCGTAGCCATGATGGCCTGGCAAATACCCGGTAGCGGAACGGATTATCCGCTCCAACCGGGAGAAGAGGTCGTTATTGCAGTTAATGCAGTCAACCACAAAGCCAGACATACGGAATCCGTCGATCTGTCTCACGTAAAATTTGCATTCTACAATGTAAACCTCTCCATGCAGGAAGCCCCAGCCCCCGGAGTTATTTCATTGAACCTGATCTGGAAAGGTCCGGGAGAAGCTTACGGACTGGTGCCTAACGGCGGACCGGCAATGATTATGTTTAAAATTCCGGGCAACGCCACCGACTATGCTTCCGATGCCAGCCATCTGATGCAGGATCCCGTTACCCATACCGGTCTCTATCATCTGATGATAGATAAAGAATGGGTTGTAGACGGTATCGAATGTATTCAAAGCAAATCCGCTGTATACAAACGACTGACATCCAATGTAGATGCAGGATTCGTCTGTCAGGAAAAACTATATTCCGGTCTTTCTGTACAACGTAAGGTTGAAAAAACGGCAGACAACGGACAAATCATTTATATGGATAGCAACAATTCTTCGGAAGACGTCGAAGTCCTGCCGGCCAGCTTGAGAAACAAATAA
- the kbl gene encoding glycine C-acetyltransferase has translation MYGKFQDFLKAEIQSIKDAGLYKTERLIATPQGAEIKLTTGETVLNFCANNYLGLSSDPRVIEGAKKGLDSRGYGMSSVRFICGTQDIHKELEAKISKFFHTEDTILYAACFDANGGVFEPLFGQEDAIISDELNHASIIDGVRLCKAVRYRYKHANMEDLEEQLKLAQAQRFRIIVTDGVFSMDGDIAKLNEICDLAEKYDALVMVDDSHASGFIGKTGRGTGEYHNVMDRIDILTGTLGKALGGAMGGYTTGKKEVIEMLRQRSRPYLFSNSLSPAICGASIAVFDMLSASTELRDRVMSNAEYFRAKLTEAGFDLKPSESAICALMLYDAVLSQEFAAELQKEHIYVTGFYYPVVPKGQARIRIQLSAAHTREQLDRAIAAFIKIGKKLNVIK, from the coding sequence ATGTACGGAAAATTTCAAGATTTCCTGAAGGCTGAAATCCAGTCCATCAAGGATGCAGGTTTGTATAAAACCGAAAGACTGATCGCAACACCACAAGGGGCTGAGATCAAATTAACCACAGGTGAAACTGTATTGAACTTTTGTGCAAACAATTACCTGGGCCTCTCTTCCGATCCACGAGTAATTGAAGGAGCCAAAAAGGGCTTAGACAGCCGTGGTTATGGAATGTCATCAGTACGTTTCATTTGCGGTACGCAGGACATCCACAAAGAACTTGAAGCCAAAATATCTAAATTCTTCCACACAGAAGATACGATCTTGTACGCAGCCTGTTTCGATGCAAACGGCGGTGTATTCGAACCATTGTTCGGTCAGGAAGATGCAATTATTTCCGATGAACTGAATCACGCTTCCATCATCGACGGCGTACGTTTGTGTAAAGCGGTTCGCTACCGTTACAAACATGCCAATATGGAAGATTTGGAAGAACAATTGAAATTAGCCCAGGCACAACGTTTCCGGATCATTGTTACTGACGGTGTATTTTCTATGGATGGAGATATTGCCAAACTAAATGAAATCTGTGACCTGGCAGAAAAATACGATGCTCTGGTTATGGTTGACGACAGCCATGCTTCCGGATTTATCGGCAAAACCGGACGGGGAACCGGAGAATATCACAATGTAATGGACCGTATAGACATCCTGACCGGAACACTCGGTAAAGCATTAGGCGGCGCTATGGGTGGCTATACGACAGGTAAAAAAGAAGTCATTGAAATGTTACGTCAACGTTCCAGACCTTATCTGTTCTCCAACTCATTGTCTCCGGCTATCTGCGGAGCTTCTATCGCTGTTTTCGATATGTTGAGTGCCAGCACGGAATTGAGAGACCGTGTGATGTCAAATGCAGAATACTTCCGTGCCAAATTAACGGAAGCCGGCTTCGACCTGAAACCGTCAGAATCAGCCATCTGTGCCCTGATGTTATACGACGCCGTATTGTCTCAGGAATTTGCTGCCGAATTACAAAAGGAACACATCTACGTAACCGGTTTCTATTATCCGGTAGTACCGAAAGGCCAGGCTCGTATCCGTATCCAACTATCTGCTGCTCATACCCGCGAACAATTGGATCGTGCTATCGCAGCTTTCATTAAAATCGGTAAAAAACTGAATGTAATCAAATAA
- a CDS encoding S46 family peptidase, whose amino-acid sequence MTIRIKSVLSFLLLVLFQTGRADEGMWLVNLMARTNYEVMKTQGLQLTAQDIYSETAPSLKDAIVALDNGSCTGSIISHNGLLITNHHCAYNDIQQLSSLEHDYLKNGFWAQNYREEIPVPGKTVMFLDRIIDITDEYKAELDKMENPAWEKGYRPLTSRKINFQLEKKYAKKGYETSCVCMARGENYFLFYYKIYKDIRLVAAPPSCFGTFGGDTDNWTWPQHKGDFSLYRVYTSPDGEPAKYDIANIPLKPRKVLTLSIAGIQPGDYAMILGYPGSTTRYTPSWGIKEKMELKNPAVIQARQAKLDILRKAMDADSRMQLGYASEYFSCSNYWKYAIGENEYLQRYRVIDRQRQEEAKLLTWINSRPELREKYGNILDELAKIYTERIPEVAPTAYYTETLLNGPYVRNLFFRFYGTAKGMEIAKKQQLPADDPEIIGLKKDGKEFFRTFDSKTDRQVFASMLRLYAENVSPEKIPAEVSGLISKFKKDYSKLTDYIYARSVLTDPHRLETFLSRRVTKEAIFKDPIYQILNTTLERDFEWRKALEKNAQELSTYRTLYTKAFIEMRTEQGIPYYPDANSTMRITYGQIGGFSPRDGIYDDYCSTIVGYTEKYKKGDSEFDLLPSCLSAIQQGNWGNYADKDGRLHTGFLCNLDITGGNSGSPVMNAQGELIGLAYDGNWESMAGAFYFHPNYNKCVCVDIRFILWIIDKYAGASHLLEELSIHS is encoded by the coding sequence ATGACTATCCGAATAAAATCCGTATTGTCCTTCCTCCTGCTCGTCCTGTTCCAGACAGGACGGGCGGATGAGGGCATGTGGCTGGTCAACCTGATGGCCCGGACCAACTACGAAGTTATGAAGACCCAAGGACTGCAACTGACAGCCCAGGACATTTACAGTGAAACGGCCCCCTCCTTAAAAGATGCCATCGTTGCCCTTGACAACGGGAGTTGTACCGGTAGCATCATTTCACATAACGGCCTGCTGATAACCAATCACCATTGTGCTTATAACGATATCCAACAATTGAGTAGTCTGGAACACGACTACCTGAAAAACGGATTCTGGGCCCAAAACTACCGGGAAGAAATACCGGTACCGGGCAAAACCGTCATGTTTCTCGACCGGATCATCGACATAACGGACGAGTACAAAGCAGAATTGGATAAGATGGAGAATCCGGCCTGGGAAAAAGGTTACCGCCCGTTAACGTCCCGGAAAATTAATTTTCAGCTGGAAAAGAAATACGCTAAAAAAGGATATGAAACCAGTTGTGTTTGTATGGCACGGGGAGAAAACTATTTTCTCTTTTATTACAAAATATACAAAGACATACGCCTGGTAGCCGCGCCTCCCTCCTGTTTCGGGACATTCGGAGGAGATACCGACAACTGGACCTGGCCACAACACAAAGGTGATTTTTCCCTTTACCGTGTATATACGTCTCCCGACGGAGAACCGGCAAAATACGACATAGCCAATATTCCGCTAAAACCCCGCAAAGTCCTCACACTATCTATTGCAGGCATACAACCGGGCGACTATGCGATGATCCTGGGCTACCCAGGCTCTACAACCCGCTACACCCCTTCCTGGGGAATCAAAGAAAAAATGGAACTGAAAAATCCCGCCGTAATACAGGCACGGCAGGCCAAACTGGACATACTGCGCAAAGCTATGGATGCCGACTCCCGGATGCAATTAGGCTATGCTTCCGAATATTTCTCCTGTAGCAATTACTGGAAATATGCCATCGGAGAAAATGAATACCTTCAGCGCTACCGGGTGATCGACCGCCAACGCCAGGAAGAAGCCAAACTTTTAACCTGGATCAATAGCAGGCCTGAACTTCGTGAAAAATACGGAAATATACTCGACGAGTTAGCAAAAATCTACACAGAAAGAATTCCGGAGGTCGCACCGACAGCTTATTATACCGAAACCCTACTGAATGGCCCGTATGTACGCAACCTCTTTTTCCGTTTCTACGGGACGGCTAAAGGCATGGAAATTGCAAAAAAACAACAACTACCTGCTGACGATCCGGAAATCATCGGATTGAAAAAAGACGGAAAAGAATTTTTCCGAACATTCGACAGCAAAACGGACCGGCAGGTTTTTGCTTCCATGCTCCGCCTCTATGCAGAAAATGTTTCTCCGGAAAAAATACCGGCCGAAGTATCCGGTCTTATCAGCAAATTCAAAAAAGACTACTCGAAACTGACCGATTACATATACGCCCGTTCAGTTCTGACCGATCCGCATCGGCTCGAAACATTCTTATCCCGCCGGGTAACCAAGGAGGCGATCTTCAAGGACCCGATTTACCAAATTCTGAATACGACTTTGGAGAGAGATTTCGAATGGAGAAAAGCCCTTGAGAAAAACGCACAGGAACTGTCGACTTACCGCACCCTTTACACCAAGGCTTTTATCGAAATGCGGACGGAACAGGGTATTCCATACTATCCGGACGCCAATTCGACCATGCGGATCACTTACGGTCAAATCGGAGGTTTCTCCCCCCGGGACGGGATTTACGACGACTATTGCTCCACCATCGTCGGATATACGGAAAAATACAAAAAAGGAGATTCCGAATTCGACCTGCTCCCGAGTTGTCTGAGCGCTATCCAACAAGGAAACTGGGGAAATTATGCCGATAAAGACGGACGTTTACACACAGGCTTTCTCTGTAATCTGGACATCACCGGAGGTAATTCCGGCAGTCCGGTAATGAACGCCCAGGGAGAACTTATCGGTCTGGCATACGACGGAAACTGGGAATCCATGGCAGGAGCCTTTTATTTCCATCCGAATTACAACAAATGTGTATGTGTAGATATCCGGTTTATACTCTGGATCATCGACAAATATGCCGGGGCTTCCCATCTGCTGGAAGAACTGAGCATTCATTCCTAA
- a CDS encoding DUF6850 family outer membrane beta-barrel protein — protein sequence MKNSKIYLFSLGIILAFTANTLGQEKNYYRMERLKANNPWITSHNAAGLTTNRSDRFSVVEGSWQYENGKFRNVQDPSSFNRMSLLTESILQLNKVYFYGKFSFDYNIRKNMGWTNVLSTYNTPIYLADSVPGEQTMEVYRIDGGVGYPLGKHFAIGAKIGYETTSNAKHKDARNQNTYMNLNLYPGIMFQTGPLRIGANMIYQKMTELVDVKVIGSGKIHEIFEFEGLWHYKSYIMTDGGGSIERDYQQETYGGSVQAEIFSKKFSFFNEFSFSQRKQESFPSGFTNEKSGEIKERIYDYNGLLHINGKKYDHYLSLALRTSNCLMYENIQQIEIIDQNEVWVQYGIKNKAYTDVVNADVYYQLFRNRTAYNSSWDARIGARGFSVKRGYRLYPAKFTQELENYEGYLSFNKNFLRHKGMFDCRIDLAYTIGDGKRLETKTEATGEIPDNDQYKRRDDLLTREFEYLTSDRFRGGLNIRYTRFLNKAKGMNLYGDARFIYNRSLNGEFQDKTRTNIQALIGFAF from the coding sequence ATGAAAAATTCTAAAATATATCTGTTCAGCCTGGGAATTATACTTGCATTCACTGCAAATACCCTGGGACAGGAAAAGAATTACTACCGGATGGAACGTCTCAAAGCGAACAATCCGTGGATCACATCACACAATGCCGCCGGTCTCACGACGAACAGATCTGACCGGTTTTCCGTCGTAGAAGGCAGTTGGCAATACGAGAACGGCAAATTCAGAAATGTACAGGATCCCAGCAGTTTCAACCGCATGAGCTTACTCACAGAATCGATTTTACAATTGAATAAAGTTTATTTTTATGGAAAATTTTCATTCGATTATAATATTCGTAAGAATATGGGTTGGACCAATGTGCTCTCTACTTATAACACGCCCATTTATCTGGCCGACAGCGTTCCCGGGGAACAAACGATGGAAGTATACCGCATCGACGGAGGCGTAGGTTATCCGTTGGGAAAACATTTTGCCATAGGTGCGAAGATCGGTTATGAAACGACAAGTAATGCCAAACACAAAGATGCCCGTAATCAAAATACTTACATGAACCTTAATCTCTATCCGGGTATTATGTTTCAAACCGGTCCGTTACGTATCGGAGCCAACATGATCTACCAGAAAATGACCGAACTAGTCGATGTCAAGGTCATCGGCTCGGGTAAAATACATGAGATATTCGAATTCGAAGGCCTTTGGCATTACAAATCCTATATTATGACAGACGGAGGCGGCAGCATCGAGCGCGACTATCAGCAAGAAACCTACGGAGGATCTGTACAAGCCGAAATATTCAGCAAAAAATTCAGTTTTTTCAATGAATTCTCTTTCAGCCAACGCAAACAGGAAAGCTTTCCCAGCGGTTTTACCAATGAAAAAAGCGGAGAAATAAAAGAAAGAATATACGACTATAACGGACTTTTACATATAAACGGTAAAAAATACGATCATTACCTTTCACTCGCCCTCCGGACATCCAATTGCCTGATGTACGAAAACATTCAGCAAATAGAAATCATCGATCAAAATGAAGTGTGGGTACAATACGGCATCAAAAATAAAGCGTATACCGATGTCGTCAATGCTGATGTTTACTATCAGCTTTTCAGAAACCGTACAGCCTATAACAGCTCCTGGGATGCCCGTATAGGAGCCAGAGGATTCTCCGTCAAAAGAGGGTACAGGCTATACCCGGCTAAATTTACCCAGGAACTGGAAAATTACGAAGGCTATCTCTCTTTTAACAAAAACTTTCTACGCCATAAAGGCATGTTCGATTGCCGGATAGATTTGGCTTATACCATCGGAGACGGAAAACGGCTCGAAACAAAAACGGAAGCGACAGGTGAAATCCCGGATAACGACCAATACAAAAGGCGTGACGATTTACTGACCCGGGAATTCGAATACCTTACTTCCGATCGTTTCAGGGGAGGACTTAATATCCGCTACACCCGTTTCCTCAATAAAGCCAAAGGTATGAATTTATACGGAGATGCCAGATTTATATATAACCGTTCACTGAACGGCGAATTTCAAGACAAAACCAGAACAAACATACAGGCCCTCATCGGATTTGCTTTCTGA
- a CDS encoding phosphoribosyltransferase: MSSKSFAEVLEKIRTLEFKEEFDMIVAIANGGIIPAALLNQRLNIDIQLLKLNLRDASQRPLYDSPRLLEEIKFDVRGKKILLVEDRVKTGMTLNYARQLLAGAALVKTFAVNGKADYCLYDEACFRFPWIL; this comes from the coding sequence ATGAGTTCTAAAAGTTTTGCAGAAGTATTGGAGAAGATCCGTACCCTGGAGTTTAAAGAAGAGTTTGACATGATTGTGGCCATTGCCAATGGCGGTATTATTCCGGCGGCTTTGTTGAATCAGCGCTTGAATATCGATATACAGTTGCTGAAGCTGAATTTACGGGATGCCAGTCAAAGGCCGTTGTACGATAGCCCCCGTTTACTGGAAGAAATAAAGTTTGACGTAAGGGGGAAAAAAATATTGCTGGTAGAAGACCGGGTAAAGACGGGAATGACGTTGAACTATGCCAGGCAATTGCTGGCAGGGGCGGCTTTGGTGAAAACTTTTGCGGTAAACGGAAAAGCGGATTACTGTCTGTACGATGAAGCGTGTTTTCGTTTCCCCTGGATACTGTAG